Proteins co-encoded in one Mycobacterium mantenii genomic window:
- the regX gene encoding two-component sensory transduction protein RegX — MTSVLIVEDEESLADPLAFLLRKEGFEATVVTDGSAALAEFDRGGADIVLLDLMLPGMSGTDVCKQLRARSSVPVIMVTARDSEIDKVVGLELGADDYVTKPYSARELIARIRAVLRRGGDDDSEISDGVLESGPVRMDVERHVVSVNGDTITLPLKEFDLLEYLMRNSGRVLTRGQLIDRVWGADYVGDTKTLDVHVKRLRSKIEADPANPVHLVTVRGLGYKLEG; from the coding sequence ATGACCAGTGTGCTGATTGTGGAGGACGAGGAGTCGCTGGCCGATCCGCTGGCGTTCCTGCTTCGCAAGGAAGGTTTCGAGGCCACCGTGGTGACCGACGGTTCGGCCGCGCTTGCCGAGTTTGATCGGGGCGGCGCCGACATCGTGTTGCTCGACTTGATGCTGCCCGGAATGTCTGGCACCGACGTCTGCAAGCAGCTGCGCGCGCGTTCCAGCGTGCCGGTGATCATGGTGACCGCCCGGGACAGCGAGATCGACAAGGTCGTGGGCCTCGAGCTCGGCGCCGACGACTATGTGACCAAGCCGTATTCGGCGCGTGAGTTGATCGCGCGGATCCGGGCGGTGTTGCGCCGCGGCGGTGACGACGATTCCGAGATCAGCGACGGTGTGCTCGAATCCGGCCCCGTGCGGATGGACGTCGAACGCCATGTCGTTTCGGTCAACGGCGACACGATCACCTTGCCGCTCAAGGAATTCGACCTTCTCGAGTATCTGATGCGCAACAGCGGCCGAGTGCTCACCCGCGGGCAGTTGATCGACCGGGTGTGGGGTGCCGACTACGTCGGCGACACCAAGACGCTCGACGTCCACGTCAAGCGTCTGCGGTCCAAGATCGAAGCCGACCCGGCCAACCCGGTGCACCTGGTGACGGTGCGGGGGCTGGGCTACAAGCTGGAGGGCTAG
- a CDS encoding sensor histidine kinase codes for MTVFSALLLAGVLSALALAAGVLVGTRLSPRAVQRRQRVSTEWTGITVAQMLQRIVALMPLAAAVVDAHRDVVYLNDRAKELGLVRDRQLDDQAWEAAQQALTGIDVEFDLRPAKRAGGRSGLSVHGHARLLSEEDRRFAVVFAHDQSDYARMEATRRDFVANVSHELKTPVGAMALLAEALLASSDDSETVRRFAEKVLVEANRLGDMVAELIELSRLQGAERLPNVIEVGVDKVVSEAISRHKVAADNADIEVRTDAPSGLRVLGDETLLVTALANLVSNAIAYSPPGSPVSISRRRRGENVEIAVTDRGIGIALEDQERVFERFFRGDKARSRATGGSGLGLAIVKHVAANHNGSIGVWSKPGTGSTFTLSIPAAIASDPDDGEVEEPQGREARPNRSQREEELSR; via the coding sequence GTGACTGTGTTCTCGGCACTGTTGCTGGCCGGGGTTTTGTCCGCGCTGGCGCTGGCCGCGGGTGTACTGGTCGGGACCCGGCTGTCACCGCGGGCGGTGCAGCGTCGCCAGCGGGTCAGCACCGAATGGACCGGGATCACCGTCGCGCAGATGCTGCAACGCATAGTGGCCCTGATGCCGCTGGCAGCGGCGGTGGTGGACGCCCATCGCGACGTCGTGTACCTCAATGACCGGGCCAAGGAGTTGGGCCTGGTGCGCGACCGCCAGCTCGATGACCAGGCCTGGGAGGCGGCGCAGCAGGCCCTGACCGGCATCGACGTCGAATTCGACCTGCGGCCGGCCAAACGGGCGGGTGGCCGGTCCGGGCTCTCGGTGCACGGGCATGCCCGGTTGCTCAGCGAAGAAGACCGCCGGTTCGCCGTGGTCTTCGCCCACGACCAGTCCGACTATGCGCGGATGGAAGCGACCCGGCGCGACTTCGTGGCCAACGTCAGCCACGAGCTCAAGACCCCGGTGGGGGCCATGGCCCTGCTCGCCGAGGCCCTACTGGCGTCCTCCGACGACTCCGAAACCGTGCGGCGGTTCGCCGAGAAGGTGCTCGTCGAAGCCAACCGGCTGGGTGACATGGTCGCCGAGCTGATCGAGCTGTCCCGGTTGCAGGGTGCCGAACGGTTGCCCAACGTCATCGAGGTCGGAGTCGATAAGGTTGTGAGCGAAGCGATTTCGCGCCACAAGGTGGCGGCCGACAACGCCGATATCGAGGTCCGCACCGACGCGCCCAGCGGTTTGCGGGTGCTGGGCGACGAGACGCTGCTGGTCACCGCGCTGGCCAACCTGGTGTCCAACGCGATCGCCTATTCGCCACCGGGTTCGCCGGTGTCGATCAGCCGGCGCCGGCGCGGCGAGAACGTCGAGATCGCGGTGACCGACCGCGGCATCGGGATTGCCCTGGAAGACCAGGAACGGGTTTTCGAGCGGTTCTTCCGCGGGGATAAGGCGCGCTCACGCGCCACCGGCGGCAGCGGGCTGGGCCTGGCCATCGTCAAGCACGTCGCGGCCAACCACAACGGCAGCATCGGGGTGTGGAGCAAACCCGGTACCGGATCGACCTTCACCCTTTCCATTCCGGCGGCCATCGCGTCCGATCCAGACGACGGCGAAGTCGAGGAACCGCAGGGTCGCGAAGCGCGGCCCAACCGCTCACAACGAGAGGAAGAATTAAGTCGATGA
- a CDS encoding phosphoglyceromutase, whose amino-acid sequence MGDTATLVLLRHGESEWNSLNLFTGWVDVGLTEKGRTEAVRSGELLIENNLLPDILYTSLLRRAISTAHLALDAADRLWIPVRRTWRLNERHYGALQGLDKAETKARYGDEQFMAWRRSYDTPPPPIEKGSTYSQDTDPRYADIGGGPLTECLADVVVRFLPYFTDVIIPDLRSGKTVLIVAHGNSLRALVKHLDQVSDDEIAELNIPTGIPLRYDLDADLRPVVPGGTYLDPEAAAAGAAAVASQGRG is encoded by the coding sequence ATGGGTGACACCGCCACGCTGGTACTGCTTCGCCACGGCGAAAGCGAATGGAATTCGCTGAACCTCTTCACCGGTTGGGTCGACGTCGGCCTCACCGAAAAGGGCCGGACCGAAGCCGTGCGCAGCGGTGAGCTGCTGATCGAGAACAACCTGTTGCCCGACATCCTCTACACGTCGCTGCTGCGCCGGGCCATCTCCACCGCGCACCTGGCGCTGGACGCCGCCGACCGGCTGTGGATTCCGGTGCGGCGGACCTGGCGGCTCAACGAACGCCACTACGGCGCGCTGCAGGGGCTGGACAAGGCCGAGACGAAGGCCCGCTACGGCGATGAGCAATTCATGGCCTGGCGGCGCAGCTATGACACGCCGCCCCCGCCCATCGAGAAGGGCAGCACCTACAGCCAGGACACCGATCCCCGGTACGCCGACATCGGCGGCGGCCCGCTCACCGAGTGCCTGGCCGACGTGGTCGTGCGCTTCCTGCCGTACTTCACCGACGTCATCATCCCGGACCTGCGCAGCGGCAAGACGGTGCTGATCGTGGCGCACGGCAATTCGCTACGGGCCCTGGTCAAGCACCTCGATCAGGTGTCCGACGACGAGATCGCCGAGTTGAACATCCCGACCGGCATCCCGCTGCGCTACGACCTGGACGCTGACCTGCGGCCGGTGGTGCCCGGCGGTACCTATCTCGACCCGGAGGCGGCCGCCGCCGGGGCCGCCGCGGTTGCCAGCCAGGGGCGCGGCTGA
- the mshA gene encoding D-inositol-3-phosphate glycosyltransferase has protein sequence MRHDDVFRLNEPRRVAVLAVHTSPLAQPGTGDAGGMNVYVLQTALHLARRGIEVEIFTRATASADPPVARVAPGVLVRNVVAGPFEGLDKYDLPTQLCAFAAGVLRAEASHEPGYYDIVHSHYWLSGQVGWLARDRWAVPLVHTAHTLAAVKNAALAEGDSPEPPLRTVGEQQVVDEADRLIVNTDDEARQLISIHHADPARIDVVHPGVDLDVFRPGDRSAARAALGLPLDEDIVAFVGRIQPLKAPDIVLRAAAQLPGVRIVVAGGPSGSGLASPDGLARLADELGITDRVTFLPPQSRHNLATLFQAANLVAVPSYSESFGLVALEAQACGTPVAAAAVGGLPVAVRDGVTGTLVAGHDVGQWADALSGLLRLSAPQAEAMGRAAAAHATTFSWDHTTDALLASYRRAIREYTAERRGVGA, from the coding sequence GTGCGCCACGATGACGTTTTCCGGCTGAATGAACCGCGCCGGGTCGCAGTGTTGGCGGTCCACACCTCACCGCTGGCCCAGCCCGGCACCGGCGACGCGGGCGGCATGAACGTCTACGTGCTGCAAACCGCACTGCACCTGGCGCGGCGGGGCATCGAGGTGGAGATCTTCACGCGGGCGACCGCCTCCGCGGACCCGCCGGTCGCGCGGGTGGCGCCCGGGGTGCTGGTCCGCAACGTGGTGGCGGGCCCGTTCGAGGGCCTGGACAAATACGATCTGCCCACCCAGCTGTGCGCGTTCGCGGCCGGGGTGTTGCGCGCCGAAGCATCGCATGAGCCGGGCTACTACGACATCGTGCACTCGCACTACTGGCTGTCCGGGCAGGTCGGCTGGCTGGCCCGCGACCGCTGGGCGGTGCCGCTGGTGCACACCGCGCACACTCTCGCCGCGGTCAAGAATGCGGCGCTGGCCGAGGGGGATTCGCCCGAGCCGCCGCTGCGCACGGTCGGCGAGCAACAGGTTGTCGACGAGGCGGACCGGCTGATCGTCAACACCGATGACGAAGCCAGGCAACTGATCTCGATTCACCATGCCGACCCGGCGCGCATCGACGTCGTCCATCCCGGTGTGGACCTCGACGTGTTCCGCCCCGGCGACCGCAGCGCCGCCCGGGCGGCATTGGGGCTCCCGCTCGACGAGGACATCGTGGCGTTCGTCGGCCGGATCCAGCCGCTGAAGGCGCCCGACATCGTGTTGCGCGCCGCCGCGCAATTGCCCGGGGTTCGCATCGTGGTGGCCGGCGGGCCCTCGGGTAGCGGGTTGGCATCCCCGGACGGATTGGCCCGGCTGGCCGACGAGCTCGGCATCACCGACCGGGTGACGTTCCTGCCCCCGCAGTCGCGCCACAATTTGGCCACGTTGTTCCAGGCGGCCAATCTCGTTGCGGTGCCCAGTTATTCGGAGTCGTTCGGTCTGGTCGCGCTCGAGGCGCAGGCGTGCGGGACGCCGGTGGCGGCGGCCGCGGTCGGCGGGCTGCCCGTGGCCGTGCGGGACGGGGTCACGGGCACGCTGGTGGCCGGGCACGACGTCGGGCAGTGGGCGGATGCCCTGAGCGGGCTCCTGCGCCTGTCCGCGCCGCAAGCCGAGGCGATGGGCCGCGCGGCCGCTGCGCACGCGACCACGTTCTCCTGGGATCACACCACCGACGCGCTGTTGGCCAGCTATCGGCGCGCGATCCGCGAGTACACCGCCGAGCGCAGGGGAGTGGGCGCATGA
- a CDS encoding ROK family protein produces MLPGQKGHRSVRRQIVPPALNIPDSAAASVFRAVRLRGPVGRDVIAGVTSLSIATVNRQVIALLEAGLLRERADLAVSGAIGRPRVPVEVNHEPFVTLGVHIGARTTSIVATDLFGRTLDTVETPTPRNPAGPALASLADSARRYLRRWHRRRPLWVGVAIGGTVDSATGQVDHPRLGWRQAPVGQVLADALGLPVSVASHVDAMAGAELLLGMRRFLPSSPTSLYVYARETVGYALVIGGRVHVPASGPGTIATLPAHSELLGGTGQLESTVSDEAVVAVARQQRILPFAPANRANGSAAGISDLLRVARAGNQRARDLLAERGRVLGEAVALLRDMLNPDELVVGGQAFTEYPEAMEQVEAAFAARSVLGPRDIRLTAFGNRVQEAGAGTVSLSGLYVDPLGAMRRAGALDARLHHVGRDESSA; encoded by the coding sequence CTGCTGCCCGGTCAAAAAGGCCACCGCTCGGTGCGCCGGCAGATCGTGCCGCCGGCACTGAACATCCCCGACTCGGCGGCCGCCTCCGTCTTCCGGGCCGTCCGGCTGCGTGGCCCCGTCGGCCGTGACGTCATCGCCGGCGTCACCTCACTGAGCATCGCCACGGTCAACCGCCAGGTCATCGCGCTCCTGGAAGCCGGCCTGCTGCGAGAGCGTGCCGATCTGGCCGTCTCCGGGGCGATCGGCCGCCCGCGCGTGCCGGTGGAGGTCAACCACGAGCCGTTCGTGACGCTGGGCGTCCACATCGGTGCGCGAACCACCAGCATCGTGGCCACCGACCTGTTCGGCCGCACGCTCGACACGGTGGAAACCCCGACACCGCGAAACCCCGCCGGGCCCGCCCTCGCGTCGCTGGCCGACAGCGCCCGCCGCTACCTGCGGCGCTGGCATCGCCGGCGGCCGCTGTGGGTCGGGGTCGCCATCGGTGGCACCGTCGACAGCGCCACCGGCCAGGTCGACCACCCGCGACTGGGCTGGCGGCAGGCGCCGGTCGGACAGGTGCTGGCCGACGCGCTGGGCCTGCCGGTATCGGTGGCCTCGCACGTCGACGCCATGGCCGGCGCCGAGCTGCTGCTGGGCATGCGGCGATTCCTGCCCAGCTCACCGACCAGCTTGTACGTCTACGCCCGCGAGACCGTGGGCTATGCGCTGGTGATCGGCGGGCGGGTGCACGTCCCGGCCAGCGGCCCGGGCACCATCGCGACCTTGCCGGCCCACTCCGAGCTGCTGGGCGGCACAGGCCAGCTGGAATCCACCGTCAGCGACGAAGCCGTCGTGGCCGTCGCCCGCCAGCAGCGCATCCTGCCGTTTGCCCCCGCCAACCGCGCGAACGGGTCCGCCGCCGGTATCTCCGATCTGTTGCGGGTGGCACGAGCCGGCAACCAGCGGGCCAGGGACCTGCTCGCCGAGCGGGGCCGCGTGCTCGGTGAGGCGGTGGCATTGCTGCGCGACATGCTCAACCCCGACGAATTGGTGGTGGGCGGTCAGGCATTCACCGAATACCCCGAGGCAATGGAGCAGGTGGAGGCGGCGTTCGCGGCACGGTCCGTGCTGGGGCCCCGCGACATCCGCCTGACCGCCTTCGGCAACCGAGTGCAGGAGGCCGGCGCGGGAACCGTGTCGCTGTCCGGGTTGTACGTCGACCCGCTGGGGGCGATGCGGCGGGCGGGGGCCCTGGACGCCCGGCTGCATCACGTGGGCCGCGACGAGTCGTCCGCCTGA
- a CDS encoding SDR family NAD(P)-dependent oxidoreductase, with product MVKTGRNKRVAVVTGASSGIGAATARILAAQGFHVVAVARRADRIQALASEIGGTAIVADVTDDAAVETLASKVDRVDVLVNNAGGARGLAPVADADLEHWRWMWETNVIGTLRVTRALLPKLVDSGDGLIITITSVAALEVYDGGAGYTAAKHGQGALHRTLRGELLGKPVRLTEIAPGAVETEFSLVRFDGDQQRADAVYTGITPLVADDVAEVIGFVASRPSHVDLDLIVMKPRDQASASRFNRRG from the coding sequence ATGGTGAAAACTGGCAGGAATAAGCGAGTCGCAGTAGTCACGGGGGCCAGTTCGGGGATCGGCGCAGCAACCGCCCGAATCTTGGCTGCGCAGGGCTTTCACGTCGTTGCGGTGGCGCGCCGGGCAGACCGGATTCAGGCCCTGGCCAGTGAAATCGGCGGTACCGCGATTGTGGCCGATGTCACAGACGATGCCGCGGTCGAAACATTGGCGAGCAAAGTGGACCGCGTCGACGTCTTGGTCAACAACGCCGGCGGCGCCAGGGGGCTGGCACCGGTCGCCGATGCCGACCTGGAGCATTGGCGGTGGATGTGGGAGACCAATGTGATCGGCACGCTGCGGGTCACCCGCGCGTTGTTGCCCAAGCTGGTCGATTCCGGGGACGGGCTGATCATCACCATCACTTCCGTTGCGGCACTTGAGGTTTACGACGGCGGCGCAGGCTACACGGCGGCCAAGCACGGGCAGGGAGCGCTGCACCGCACGCTGCGTGGCGAGCTGTTGGGCAAACCGGTGCGGCTGACCGAGATCGCCCCGGGTGCGGTCGAAACGGAATTCTCACTGGTCCGCTTCGACGGCGACCAACAACGCGCGGACGCCGTCTACACCGGCATCACCCCGCTGGTGGCCGACGACGTGGCCGAGGTGATCGGGTTCGTCGCCTCGCGGCCGTCACACGTCGATCTAGATCTGATCGTGATGAAGCCGCGCGACCAGGCGTCGGCCTCCCGGTTTAACCGCCGGGGGTAG
- a CDS encoding L,D-transpeptidase has product MCRGRGGRFCPVSLIFVTPSRAPRPFNRRAALATLGLGVLAPNVLAACGGPTAKQAEKKEQPAPQLKYQPVNATENVVPIAPVSVEVNDGWFQHVTLSNSSGKAVAGAFNQDRTVYTTTEPLGYDQTYTWSGSAVGHDGKAIPVAGKFTTVSPTKKIGGAFQLADGQTVGVAAPIIIQFDGPISDKAAVEKALTVTTNPPVEGSWAWLPDEAAGARAHWRTREYYPAGTTVNVEAKLYGLPFGDSAYGAEDISLNIQIGRRQVVKAEVSSHRIQVIRDEGVVMDFPCSYGEADKARNVTRNGIHVVSEKYADFYMSNPAAGYSHVHERWAVRISNNGEFIHANPASAGAQGNTNVTNGCINLSTGDAEQYFQSAMYGDPVEVTGSTIQLSYSDGDIWDWAVDWDTWVAMSALPPPTARPPSTQIPVTAPVTPSNAPTLSGTPTTSTTPASTGPATPGG; this is encoded by the coding sequence ATTTGTCGTGGCCGGGGTGGCCGATTTTGCCCGGTATCTTTGATTTTCGTGACCCCGTCCCGCGCCCCGCGGCCGTTCAACCGGCGTGCCGCTTTGGCGACCCTTGGGCTGGGCGTGCTCGCCCCCAACGTGCTGGCCGCATGCGGCGGCCCGACCGCGAAACAGGCCGAGAAGAAAGAGCAGCCGGCTCCCCAGCTGAAGTACCAGCCCGTCAACGCGACCGAGAACGTGGTGCCGATCGCTCCGGTCAGCGTCGAGGTCAACGACGGCTGGTTCCAGCACGTCACGCTGTCGAATTCGTCGGGCAAGGCCGTCGCGGGCGCCTTCAACCAAGACCGCACCGTCTACACGACCACCGAGCCGCTGGGCTACGACCAGACCTACACCTGGAGCGGCTCGGCCGTCGGGCACGACGGCAAGGCGATCCCGGTGGCGGGCAAGTTCACCACGGTTTCGCCCACCAAGAAGATCGGTGGGGCATTCCAGCTCGCCGACGGCCAGACCGTCGGGGTCGCGGCGCCGATCATCATCCAGTTCGATGGGCCGATCAGCGACAAGGCCGCCGTCGAAAAGGCGCTGACCGTCACCACCAACCCGCCCGTCGAGGGCAGCTGGGCCTGGCTGCCCGACGAGGCTGCCGGTGCCCGCGCGCACTGGCGCACTCGCGAGTATTACCCCGCGGGCACCACGGTCAACGTCGAGGCCAAGCTCTACGGCCTGCCGTTCGGCGACAGCGCCTACGGTGCCGAGGACATCTCGCTGAACATCCAGATCGGTCGCCGGCAGGTGGTGAAGGCCGAGGTCTCTTCGCACCGCATCCAGGTGATCCGCGACGAGGGCGTCGTCATGGACTTCCCGTGCAGCTACGGCGAGGCCGACAAGGCGCGCAACGTCACCCGCAACGGCATCCACGTGGTCAGCGAGAAGTACGCCGACTTCTACATGTCCAACCCGGCCGCCGGCTACAGCCACGTGCACGAACGCTGGGCGGTCCGGATTTCCAACAACGGCGAATTCATCCACGCCAACCCGGCGAGCGCCGGCGCGCAGGGCAACACCAACGTCACCAACGGCTGCATCAACCTGTCGACCGGCGACGCCGAGCAGTACTTCCAATCGGCGATGTACGGCGACCCCGTCGAGGTGACCGGCAGCACGATCCAGCTGTCCTACTCCGACGGCGACATCTGGGACTGGGCCGTGGACTGGGACACCTGGGTGGCCATGTCCGCGCTGCCGCCCCCCACCGCGCGCCCGCCGTCGACGCAGATCCCGGTCACCGCCCCGGTCACGCCGTCCAACGCGCCGACCCTGTCGGGCACCCCAACCACGTCGACAACGCCCGCCAGCACCGGCCCCGCTACCCCCGGCGGTTAA
- a CDS encoding UDP-N-acetylmuramate dehydrogenase, with the protein MKSSGAGSEFGGAAVADATPLAPLTTLRVGPTARRLITCTTSEQVIATLRRLDTETPGGQRGPVLVFAGGSNLVISDTCADLTAVRLANTGITVEGAVVRAQAGAVWDDVVVAAIEHGLGGLECLSGIPGSAGATPVQNVGAYGAEVSDTIARVRVLDRGSGEVRWVPGGELGFGYRTSVFKRGDGETPSVVLEVEFALDPSGRSAPLRYGELAAELGVDAGERADPQAVRDAVLALRARKGMVLDPADHDTWSVGSFFTNPVVAPDVYERLAAAVDGPVPHYPAPDGVKLAAGWLVERAGFGKGYPKPGPGGLERPCRLSTKHALALTNRGGAGSEDVIALARSIRDGVRAVFGITLVPEPVLLGCRL; encoded by the coding sequence ATGAAATCCAGCGGTGCCGGTTCGGAGTTCGGCGGCGCGGCGGTGGCCGACGCCACGCCACTGGCGCCCCTGACCACGCTGCGGGTCGGACCGACCGCGCGCCGCCTGATCACCTGCACGACCAGCGAACAGGTGATCGCCACCCTGCGGCGGCTGGACACCGAAACGCCTGGCGGACAACGCGGCCCGGTGCTGGTCTTCGCCGGCGGCTCCAACCTGGTAATTTCCGACACGTGCGCGGACCTGACCGCGGTGCGGCTGGCCAATACCGGCATCACCGTCGAGGGCGCCGTGGTGCGCGCCCAGGCGGGCGCGGTGTGGGACGACGTCGTGGTCGCGGCCATCGAGCACGGCCTCGGCGGGCTGGAATGCCTGTCCGGCATTCCCGGATCGGCAGGGGCCACCCCGGTGCAGAACGTCGGGGCCTACGGCGCCGAAGTCTCCGACACCATCGCCCGGGTCCGGGTGCTGGATCGCGGCAGCGGCGAGGTGCGCTGGGTCCCGGGCGGCGAGCTGGGCTTCGGCTACCGCACCAGTGTGTTCAAACGCGGCGACGGTGAAACCCCTTCCGTCGTACTGGAAGTCGAGTTCGCGCTGGACCCATCGGGGCGCAGCGCGCCGCTACGCTACGGCGAGCTGGCCGCCGAGCTGGGCGTGGACGCCGGCGAACGCGCCGACCCGCAAGCCGTTCGCGACGCGGTGCTGGCCTTGCGGGCGCGCAAGGGCATGGTGCTCGACCCGGCCGATCACGACACCTGGAGCGTGGGTTCCTTCTTCACCAACCCGGTGGTCGCCCCGGACGTTTACGAGCGGCTGGCGGCGGCCGTCGACGGGCCGGTCCCGCACTACCCGGCGCCCGACGGCGTCAAGCTGGCCGCCGGCTGGCTGGTGGAGCGGGCGGGCTTCGGCAAGGGCTACCCGAAGCCGGGCCCCGGCGGCCTCGAACGGCCCTGCCGGTTGTCCACCAAGCACGCGCTGGCGCTGACCAACCGCGGCGGCGCTGGCTCCGAAGACGTGATAGCCCTGGCCCGGAGCATCCGCGACGGCGTCCGGGCTGTGTTTGGCATCACACTGGTCCCCGAACCCGTTCTGCTCGGCTGCAGGCTGTAG
- a CDS encoding DUF2505 domain-containing protein gives MPRSFDLSADYDGSVEEVHRAFTDADYWRARLAGSGVDLATLESLRVGVEDTVEVVTLQVIRSHKLPGMVTQLHNGDLCIRREETWGPVTGGAATGSVVGSIVDAPVNLAGTTVLEAVEETGGARLTFRATVQVRVPIIGGKLENIIGTRLAEVVAAEQRFTTEWISNTA, from the coding sequence ATGCCGCGTTCATTCGACTTGTCGGCCGACTACGACGGCAGCGTTGAGGAGGTGCACCGCGCCTTCACCGACGCGGATTACTGGCGGGCCAGGCTGGCCGGGTCCGGTGTCGACCTCGCCACGCTGGAGTCGCTGCGGGTCGGCGTCGAGGACACCGTCGAGGTCGTCACGCTGCAGGTGATCCGCAGTCACAAGCTGCCCGGAATGGTCACCCAGCTGCACAACGGCGACCTGTGTATCCGGCGCGAGGAGACGTGGGGGCCGGTCACCGGCGGCGCCGCGACGGGGTCGGTCGTGGGTTCGATCGTGGATGCGCCGGTGAACCTCGCCGGCACCACCGTCCTGGAGGCCGTCGAAGAGACCGGCGGCGCCCGGTTGACGTTCCGCGCCACCGTGCAGGTGCGCGTCCCGATCATCGGCGGCAAGTTGGAGAACATCATCGGCACCAGGCTGGCCGAAGTGGTCGCCGCCGAGCAGCGCTTCACCACAGAGTGGATCTCCAATACGGCCTGA
- a CDS encoding carbon-nitrogen hydrolase family protein has protein sequence MRIALAQILSGTDPAANLQLVDEYSRRAADAGAKLVVFPEATMCRFGVPLGPVAEPADGPWAGGVRRIAADSGIAVVAGMFTPAGDGRVNNTLIAAGLDHPAQPDAHYDKIHLYDAFGFTESRTVAPGHDPVVITVDGVRVGLTICYDIRFPALYTELARRGAEVIAVCASWGAGPGKLDQWTLLARARALDSMSYVAAAGQADPGDAHGSGTGAPTGVGGSLIVSPLGEVVASAGPHPQLVVADIDVDRVADARKTIAVLSNRSDFAQVDRAESVG, from the coding sequence ATGCGAATCGCCTTGGCGCAGATCCTCAGCGGCACCGATCCGGCAGCAAACCTGCAGCTGGTGGACGAATACAGCCGTCGGGCCGCCGACGCGGGCGCGAAGCTGGTGGTGTTCCCGGAGGCGACCATGTGCCGGTTCGGTGTGCCGCTGGGTCCGGTCGCCGAGCCTGCCGACGGCCCCTGGGCCGGCGGGGTGCGCCGCATCGCGGCCGACTCCGGCATCGCCGTCGTCGCCGGCATGTTCACCCCGGCCGGCGACGGGCGGGTGAACAACACGCTGATCGCGGCCGGCCTGGACCATCCCGCCCAGCCCGACGCCCACTACGACAAGATCCACCTCTACGACGCATTCGGCTTCACCGAGTCGCGCACGGTCGCGCCGGGACACGACCCGGTGGTGATCACCGTCGACGGCGTCCGGGTCGGGCTGACCATTTGCTACGACATTCGGTTTCCCGCGCTCTACACCGAGCTGGCCCGCCGCGGGGCCGAGGTGATCGCCGTCTGCGCATCCTGGGGCGCGGGCCCCGGCAAACTCGACCAGTGGACGCTGCTGGCCCGCGCCCGCGCGCTCGACTCGATGAGCTACGTCGCGGCGGCTGGTCAGGCGGATCCCGGCGACGCGCACGGGTCCGGGACGGGCGCACCGACCGGCGTCGGGGGCAGCCTGATCGTCTCCCCGTTGGGCGAAGTCGTCGCGTCGGCCGGCCCGCACCCGCAGCTGGTGGTGGCCGACATCGACGTCGACAGGGTCGCCGACGCGCGCAAGACCATCGCAGTCCTGAGCAACCGCTCGGACTTTGCTCAGGTTGATAGGGCAGAATCGGTCGGGTGA